The proteins below come from a single Mya arenaria isolate MELC-2E11 chromosome 8, ASM2691426v1 genomic window:
- the LOC128244487 gene encoding sodium- and chloride-dependent transporter XTRP3-like has product MDLDKSETAVAADSTDGLITNKRKESKDSDAAASTERETWDNKVQYILAVVGFAVGLGNVWRFPYLAQKNGGGAFLIPYTLMLAIEGIPIFYLELAVGQRLRKGAIGAWNDISPYLGGIGIASAIVSFWVAFYYNTIIGWCLYYLVQSFRSPLPWAACPTTQTGNVTAPVMECELSSPTTYFWYRETLNISPEVGVGGQVNWWIVVSVLAAWLVVFLCIFKGITTSGKVVYITATFPYLVLVIFFFRGVTLEGFHHGVARFFTPDFSRLADPQVWLEAATQIFFSLGLAFGGLIAFASYMPVRNNCYKDAVLVSVINCGTSVFAGVVVFSILGFKATQSFKACEAGRAAELVRLFNTTEALVPAAGSLANFTVWDNDTSGWYTVIGEMPALPVCSLEQELEKSASGTGLVFIAFTEAINQFPVPQLWAVLFFLMLLTLGLDSMFGMVESVVTSLMDLNLPARIPGLTKTHLFIVVCGFSAVLSLAFCHQAGPYVFILFDEYSGNLPLLIVALAQVIAISYVYGLKRFGDDIELMTGSRPNWYWLACWKYVSPLAMSLILLASLAKIAASGAPYQAWHADIGENISLEWPGWCKFFAAFLILTPTIWVPGVAVVKYFRLYNWTQAEPAFFPREDLLMELTGNQVGTNISEWERKLFYWMPRCGLANEMDEEDGTSTVTSDSASGSADDNDADVVEKVNLETEDTRC; this is encoded by the exons ATGGATTTGGACAAGAGTGAGACTGCGGTAGCAGCGGATTCCACAGACGGGCTTATAACTAATAAGAGAAAAG AGTCGAAAGATTCCGATGCCGCGGCGTCAACCGAGCGGGAGACGTGGGACAACAAGGTCCAGTACATTCTCGCTGTGGTCGGCTTCGCCGTTGGGCTTGGTAATGTTTGGAGGTTCCCATACCTCGCACAGAAAAACGGCGGAG GCGCGTTCCTGATCCCGTACACGCTTATGTTGGCGATCGAGGGTATCCCGATATTTTACCTGGAGCTTGCGGTCGGTCAGCGCCTCCGGAAGGGAGCCATCGGCGCCTGGAACGACATTTCACCTTACCTTGGCGGTATTG GTATTGCCAGCGCCATCGTGTCTTTCTGGGTCGCCTTCTACTACAACACGATTATCGGCTGGTGCCTGTATTACCTGGTACAGAGCTTCCGGTCACCACTCCCCTGGGCCGCATGCCCCACCACGCAGACCGGAAATGTCACCGCACCCGTTATGGAGTGCGAG CTTAGTTCACCCACGACATATTTCTGGTACCGGGAGACGCTGAACATCTCGCCGGAAGTGGGGGTGGGCGGCCAGGTAAACTGGTGGATTGTGGTATCGGTTCTCGCGGCCTGGCTCGTTGTCTTCTTGTGCATCTTTAAGGGCATCACCACCAGCGGAAAG GTGGTTTACATCACGGCGACGTTCCCTTACCTGGTGCTCGTGATTTTCTTCTTCCGGGGCGTCACGCTTGAAGGCTTCCATCATGGCGTCGCTCGCTTCTTTACACCGGAC TTCAGCCGCCTGGCGGACCCGCAGGTGTGGTTGGAGGCTGCTACCCAGATCTTCTTCTCCCTAGGCCTGGCGTTCGGAGGCCTGATCGCGTTCGCGAGCTACATGCCCGTCCGAAACAACTGCTACAAGGACGCCGTGCTCGTCTCCGTCATCAACTGCGGCACCTCCGTCTTTGCCGGCGTTGTCGTCTTCTCCATTCTCG GTTTCAAGGCAACCCAAAGTTTTAAGGCTTGCGAGGCCGGGCGAGCGGCCGAGCTGGTGCGGCTGTTCAACACGACTGAAGCGCTGGTTCCGGCGGCCGGGTCGCTCGCCAATTTTACGGTTTGGGACAACGACACTTCCGGTTGGTACACGGTCATTGGCGAGATGCCTGCACTTCCAGTCTGCAGCCTTGAACAGGAACTAGAAAAG TCTGCGTCGGGTACAGGTCTGGTGTTTATCGCGTTCACAGAGGCCATCAATCAGTTCCCGGTCCCGCAGCTGTGGGCGGTGCTGTTCTTCCTCATGCTGCTCACCCTGGGGCTCGACTCCATGTTCGGAATGGTGGAGAGTGTGGTCACCTCCCTTATGGACCTCAACCTACCCGCCCGCATCCCCGGCCTCACCAAGACACATTTGTTCA TCGTGGTGTGCGGGTTCTCGGCGGTGCTATCGCTGGCGTTCTGCCATCAGGCGGGACCCTATGTCTTCATCCTGTTTGACGAGTACAGCGGAAACCTGCCCCTCCTTATTGTCGCCCTCGCCCAGGTCATCGCCATCTCATATGTATACGGCCTTAAGAG GTTCGGTGACGACATCGAGCTGATGACCGGATCGAGGCCCAACTGGTACTGGCTGGCGTGCTGGAAGTATGTGTCCCCACTCGCCATGTCGCTCATCTTGCTCGCATCCCTGGCCAAGATTGCCGCTTCCGGTGCCCCCTACCAAGCATGGCACGCTGACATC GGTGAAAACATAAGTTTGGAGTGGCCCGGCTGGTGCAAGTTCTTCGCCGCCTTCCTCATTCTCACCCCCACAATCTGGGTGCCAGGGGTCGCTGTCGTGAAGTACTTCCG TCTGTATAACTGGACACAAGCTGAACCCGCATTTTTCCCGCGGGAGGATCTGCTGATGGAACTTACCGGAAACCAGGTTGGCACGAACATTTCCGAGTGGGAGAGAAAGCTGTTCTATTGGATGCCTCGCTGTGGGCTGGCCAATGAAATGGACGAAGAGGACGGGACTTCCACGGTGACGTCAGACAGTGCGAGCGGCAGTGCAGACGACAATGATGCGGACGTCGTTGAAAAAGTCAACTTGGAAACAGAAGACACCCGCTGCTAG
- the LOC128242678 gene encoding E3 ubiquitin/ISG15 ligase TRIM25-like → MDDGKMDVSRTETESEIGETFKLTEPRLSRRRSSINAFSDELLNCQLCHSRFKNPKSLTCLHSFCETCLDVFIAKLPGAKNRFFPCPVCRELNPVRKRSDEDEMSFKAPISTRSSFASLPSPTERTERTMALTLRNDRRCDPCTENGETIQALYWCPTCREALCDMCTKSHRGMRITKTHALMDIDDARERPTRMIQSHEICPDHRGKLLDMYCQNHQYPVCATCVAVGHRHCDTILATARNNRKARSKKTNQTLQQRLRHAIHIVESVMSTKENSHSRLISRKESILDEVSKLKMSVIQLLDELEEKMKDEIDTVARDYEDILQSKVDRSRGLRDSIQSSLTIMTNNLDNGSDYQQVVATQTMRDEVEKFELMADEERIDYKDVDLIFTPDENLVRLAKLVDRMGYVEISEKREITKPFRNCSAQKNGILNGKIKGDRNGCIFNSVDIGETGDIILSDFNNCSVKLFDQFGMFRSSTKLNSPPRGVCLFPDKMAAIALPEEGLIKLMSTEGKFLSHIRELATSFKAYRICNFRNKLMGILYSKACRSLSIVERNGRIEKTITRKRDYKGLGGVAYDPVKNYMYMSDRDAITCFNGAGKQIFRNTYRRTDLRGMALDCQGNLYVCSHDSGQVLQIGPDGALVKSILVPVSPQDVAIEPMGNKMVVVGLGEIVHVYNLI, encoded by the exons ATGGACGACGGAAAAATGGACGTTTCCCGCACGGAAACGGAGTCGGAAATCGGAGAAACGTTTAAACTTACGGAACCTCGCTTAAGCCGCCGGCGATCATCTATTAACGCGTTTTCAGATGAACTTTTAAATTGCCAGTTGTGCCATAGTCGTTTTAAAAATCCTAAAAGCTTAACTTGCCTGCATTCATTCTGTGAAACCTGCTTGGACGTATTCATAGCGAAACTACCGGGAGCCAAGAACCGCTTCTTCCCTTGTCCGGTTTGTCGAGAATTAAATCCCGTGCGGAAAAGGTCCGACGAAGACGAGATGTCATTCAAGGCGCCGATATCCACCCGGTCCTCGTTCGCGTCTCTTCCCTCCCCGACAGAGAGAACAGAGCGCACAATGGCGCTCACCCTTCGGAACGACCGCCGCTGTGATCCGTGCACGGAGAACGGAGAGACCATTCAGGCGCTGTATTGGTGCCCCACCTGCCGCGAGGCGCTCTGTGACATGTGTACGAAGAGCCACCGTGGTATGCGGATCACCAAAACGCATGCCCTGATGGACATAGACGACGCACGTGAACGTCCTACTCGCATGATCCAGTCGCACGAGATCTGCCCTGACCACCGCGGGAAGCTGCTCGATATGTACTGCCAGAACCATCAGTATCCGGTCTGTGCTACATGTGTTGCAGTCGGCCATCGTCACTGCGACACTATACTCGCCACAGCGCGCAACAACCGGAAAGCGCGCTCCAAGAAGACCAACCAGACTCTGCAGCAGCGCCTCCGGCACGCCATACACATTGTGGAGAGCGTCATGTCCACCAAGGAGAACTCCCACAGCCGCCTCATTTCCCGTAAGGAGTCCATCCTGGACGAGGTCTCCAAGCTGAAGATGTCCGTCATTCAACTGCTCGACGAACTGGAAGAGAAAATGAAG GATGAGATAGACACGGTAGCCCGGGACTACGAGGACATCCTGCAGTCCAAGGTTGACCGGAGCCGTGGACTACGCGACTCCATACAGAGCTCCCTCACCATCATGACCAACAACCTAGACAACGGCAGTGACTACCAACAG GTGGTGGCGACCCAGACTATGAGGGACGAGGTTGAGAAGTTCGAGTTGATGGCGGACGAGGAACGCATCGACTACAAAGATGTTGACCTCATCTTTACCCCCGACGAGAACCTTGTCCGGCTGGCCAAACTCGTCGATCGGATGGGGTATGTCGAGATCTCGGAGAAGCGCGAGATTACCAAGCCCTTCCGCAACTGCTCCGCGCAGAAGAATGGGATTTTAAATGGGAAGATTAAAGGCGACCGGAACGGTTGTATCTTCAATTCCGTGGACATCGGTGAGACTGGAGACATAATTCTGTCCGACTTCAACAACTGCAGCGTCAAGTTGTTTGACCAGTTTGGTATGTTTCGGTCCTCCACGAAGCTAAACTCGCCTCCTAGAGGTGTCTGCCTATTCCCTGACAAGATGGCCGCCATCGCTCTTCCGGAAGAAGGCCTTATTAAGTTAATGTCAACTGAGGGGAAATTCCTGTCGCACATCCGCGAATTAGCCACGTCCTTCAAGGCGTACCGGATATGTAACTTTCGGAACAAGTTAATGGGGATCCTTTACTCTAAGGCTTGCAGAAGCTTGTCAATCGTCGAGCGGAATGGCCGGATCGAAAAGACGATTACCCGGAAACGCGACTACAAAGGCCTTGGAGGTGTCGCCTACGATCCCGTCaagaactacatgtacatgtcagaTCGCGACGCAATCACTTGCTTTAATGGCGCAGGGAAGCAGATCTTCCGGAACACGTACAGACGGACGGACCTGCGCGGCATGGCCCTGGACTGCCAAGGAAACCTGTACGTATGTTCCCACGACTCCGGACAGGTGCTGCAGATCGGACCGGACGGTGCCCTCGTCAAGTCCATCCTGGTCCCGGTCTCCCCTCAGGACGTCGCAATAGAACCCATGGGCAACAAGATGGTCGTTGTCGGGCTCGGGGAGATCGTGCACGTCTATAACCTTATATGA